The window GAAGGAGGGCGGCAGTGATGACGTTCCGGAGGCGCATGCCGGGCAAGAAGGCGGCGGTGGCGGTGATGATCCTTGGTGCGATCGCCTTCGCCGCTCCGACCGCAACCGCTGCCACCGAGGGCCCGAAGCCCCAGAGCCCCAACTTCGACCGCTGCGTCCACAGCGCCGGTCCGGCCGGGCGCTACTTCTACCCGGGTTACTTCAACGTCCCCTGTGTGTGAGCGGCACATCGGACTGCCGCAGGCCTGCCCCCTGCTCAACTCCAACAAGCGGGCCGCGACAAGAAGCGCTCCCGCAGCCCAACGCCGAAGGCCTCGTCGTCGGGTTCCTGAAAAAGGCCCTGGCCGATACAGCCGACCTGACCGTCCTCCTCGCGGCCGCCGCGCCCCTCAATCGGCACATCATGCAACTCATCACTGATCGCCTCACGCCCCCTACGACCGGATCGCCTTCGACTTCCTGCCCGGTGCCCGCACGGAACTCCTTGCCCGTAGAAGTCCTTGGTCGCCTCGGCGGCGGTGGTGCCGATGACTTCTGATCAACCTCATCGCAGAGGACACGGCCTTGAATACAAGGTTGAGGGCGGCCTCCCCACGGCGCAGAATCCATGCATGAGCAGGATGACTGACATCCAGGTCACTGAGCTGATGCGTGACCGGCTGCGCACTCTCGCCGAGGAGCGCGGTATGACCATTACGGAGCTGGTGGAGTGGTTTGCCGTACACGAGACGACGCGGCACGAGCGAGAACGGGCCGCCGACGAGGTCTCTCGTGAGCCATGGGCGCCGTATCCCCCAGGATTCTGGAAAGAGAACCTCGACGCAATTGCCGTCACGAGTGACGGCCAATTCTGGATCTTCAAAGGGGACTTGTGCTCGGGACTACCGCGTCGGAGTGTACCAGCGGTCCGAGAGAGATCAGTGAAGTGTGGCCTGTCACGACGGGCACGGTGTTCGACCGCGACCTGGATGCCGTCATATACCGCCCGGACGGTTACTGGTTCTTCAAAGGCGGCTGGTGCGCCCAGAGTCACATCGCGCGTAACGCCTGGGTCAATACGCCAATGAAGATCACAGCCCAATGGGGCATGCTGGAATATCTTTAGGAGGCCGGTCATCGCCCGCCCGGGGGATGACCCCTACCCCTTCGGTCCGCACACGCTCGCTCCTGGTCCCCCCCCCGACCCCGTTCAACAGCCGCCCCATGCTGGAAGACCAGCCCCTGTCCATGGCACCATGACCCAACAACGAAGCTTCTCGACTACCTGGTTGATCTCGACAATCACCACTCGTAGCCGAGGAGCTTCGTCGCGTCCGGCGGAACACCGGACTGACAGCCGATCAGGGACCAACACGCACAGTGATCTCCCTAAGTTGCTGGCATTGGGTGCAATTGCCCCGGGCTACCCGACCCTCCTATCCAGCGGGAGCGTTGCGTTGCGTTACCTGGCGCCGTGGATTGCCTGAGGGTCTGTGACCAGCAGGGCGGTCTCGGCTTTCACGGTGGCGGGCGGCGGCACATAGACCGGAGTGGGGTCGGGTTCGGGTGCGCACGTCTTGGCGATGACGCCTTTGCCTGCGGGGAGGCGGCCGTCTCGCAGGTAGTCGGTGAAGGTGTCATCCAGGCAGGCGTTGCCGTGGAAGAGGATCTCGTGGAAGCTGCCGCCGTTCTGGACGACCAGTTTGGATCCGGGCAGTGCCTTGTGCATGGCGAGGGCACCCGGGTAGGGGGTGGCGGCGTCCTCGGTGGCCTGGAAGAGCAGGACGGGCGGCAGGCCCTTGCCCGTGATCTTCAGCCGGCCGGCCGGGTTGCCCTGGTAAGGCCAGAACATGCAGGCGGCGTTGTACCACATGTTGTTGTAGGTATAGAAGGGTGCGACGGCGTTGACCTTGGCCTGGTCCCTCTTCCAGAACTCCCAGTCGCGCGGCCAGTTGTTCTCGGTGCACTGGACCGCGTTGTACGCCGGGAAGGTGCCGTCGTCGGCACCCGGGGCGGCATAGCGGTTATAGGCGCTCTGCAGCGGGCGGCTGTCGTTCTTGGTGAGGTAGGCCGACAGTACGGTCGCCATCTGCGGCCAGCGCAGGAAGTTGTAGCCGCCACCGTAGAAGGTGTCCTCGAACTCTGCGGGGCCGATCTTGCCGGGGGCCGGGGCGGCAGCCACCGGGCTGGTCCGCAACGCGGCCTCGACCTGGTGGTACTTCTGCTCCACGGTGGCAGCATCCATGCCCAGGTGATAGACCGAGTCGGCCTTGGCGGTCCATGCCGCGAAGGCGTCGAACCGGCGCTGGTGTTCCCTGTCCTGCAGGATGTTGTGGTCGTACCAGCTGATGGTGGGGCCGACAATGCTGTCGAGCACCATGCGGCGCACGTGCGAAGGGAAGAGTTGGCCGTACGTCGAGCCCAGCGAGGTGCCCCACGAGCCTCCGTAGAAGTTGATCTTCTGG is drawn from Streptomyces sp. CG4 and contains these coding sequences:
- a CDS encoding alpha/beta hydrolase encodes the protein MLDVPLDYTHPNGAKIKIKVNRLPATAPKSERQGPILLNPGGPGDSGLWMPAYISGKIPQDVASTYDWIGFDPRGTNASEPHVTCDAHYFDAERPDYQVSQGTSQAWLDKSATYAADCAANWSWFLPHMTTVDNARDMDSIRRALGVQKINFYGGSWGTSLGSTYGQLFPSHVRRMVLDSIVGPTISWYDHNILQDREHQRRFDAFAAWTAKADSVYHLGMDAATVEQKYHQVEAALRTSPVAAAPAPGKIGPAEFEDTFYGGGYNFLRWPQMATVLSAYLTKNDSRPLQSAYNRYAAPGADDGTFPAYNAVQCTENNWPRDWEFWKRDQAKVNAVAPFYTYNNMWYNAACMFWPYQGNPAGRLKITGKGLPPVLLFQATEDAATPYPGALAMHKALPGSKLVVQNGGSFHEILFHGNACLDDTFTDYLRDGRLPAGKGVIAKTCAPEPDPTPVYVPPPATVKAETALLVTDPQAIHGAR